Proteins from a single region of Oryza brachyantha chromosome 6, ObraRS2, whole genome shotgun sequence:
- the LOC102717625 gene encoding uncharacterized protein LOC102717625 → MTGADKLLDVPEMWSYMHWSAAVFCAVGGCNHLNCHGGPFRVALVCSDSRKRKPTIAAVYSSETDAWSDPTYIGPPYCFVMLRRRSVLLGNALYFLCGRNSILEFDMARMRLAAIPSPPFVDHVYSCGTCLVTVEGGGLGFAAIVGQSRLHLWSMEEATGRWNLCAVKDLETLLPRYAISPMIALIGFAEGVRVIVVRKRTGIFTIELGSSERAMEVTTRSEINVAFPFMSFCTPDHSRDRLPPAE, encoded by the exons ATGACCGGTGCAGATAAGCTACTGGATGTGCCAGAGATGTGGAGTTACATGCACTGGAGCGCGGCCGTGTTCTGCGCGGTGGGCGGCTGCAATCATCTCAACTGCCACGGCGGTCCCTTCCGCGTCGCGTTGGTGTGCAGCGATTCGAGGAAAAGGAAACCCACGATTGCCGCCGTCTACTCGTCGGAGACTGATGCGTGGAGCGATCCGACCTACATTGGTCCCCCATATTGCTTTGTCATGCTGAGAAGACGAAGCGTCCTCCTGGGGAACGCGTTGTACTTCCTCTGCGGCAGGAACAGTATCCTAGAGTTCGACATGGCCAGGATGAGGTTAGCGGCgatcccctcgccgccgttcgTGGACCATGTGTACTCGTGCGGCACTTGCCTCGTGACGGTGGAGGGCGGCGGGCTGGGGTTCGCCGCCATCGTGGGCCAGTCCAGACTCCACCTGTGGTCCATGGAGGAGGCCACTGGTCGATGGAACCTCTGCGCAGTCAAGGATCTCGAGACGCTGCTCCCCCGCTATGCAATCTCCCCGATGATTGCGTTGATTGGCTTCGCCGAAGGCGTCCGTGTCATCGTCGTCAGAAAGCGTACTGGCATCTTCACCATTGAACTGGGATCATCTGAACGAGCCATGGAGGTGACGACGAGAAGTGAAATCAACGTTGCTTTTCCTTTCATGAGCTTCTGCACTCCAG ATCATTCTAGAGACAGATTGCCACCGGCAGAATGA